One Malassezia restricta chromosome III, complete sequence DNA segment encodes these proteins:
- a CDS encoding heat shock transcription factor → MPNTTLQSKSSTETPQPAAMNRNNPAFLNKLRSMVDDPNTDELIRWSPAGDTFLVPNHVRFGEEVLPRFFKHNNFSSFVRQLNMYGFHKVPHLQQGALKSDQPSQNELWEFSNQCFHRDHPDLLSKVQRKRSGKERDHHHSNSIDETNRVLNSMSGALTRGDYDMRGDSHEVSNFVGSVQMSNLLGAIQGLKNNQRTLIEELSKLQHSSQALWQQSLENRQQVRRQQDTINRILRFLASVFGSSNVGDILSNPSSADYHNFGMPSDGSATSHDFSAQGDAFSQNAPRGPVRPQKRARLLISDTPYADPMAEDKDASNLDTEELTPVSAEQRFTEAASDTDGGSPKLGMTPTSPSSYTPDMILNGNSTDSDAWQSDQTLRNFLPESNDSSAWLANILASQGQGSNASNLDVSRLDPQLLRSLQHTINQQSTPKMPSSSKTNAPGLVSSNTRSGMSTSITPYGSLMANMPPAWRQPIPQMNEKDNLVPEEQLFHNVERLNQEAKNNMDQTNQLQNQIQTLVKNLRLEPNQARNMIENESFDSKNNTLSDSRNPGWVVPSSILGATYPSSPANLVNGVSASAQNDFDLDSFLNQFVDPVNQQSPSFDQANSLMTEESPDAPGSKNN, encoded by the coding sequence ATGCCAAATACAACGTTGCAATCGAAGTCATCGACAGAGACGCCACAACCAGCAGCGATGAACAGGAATAACCCAGCATTCCTTAACAAGTTGCGCAGCATGGTCGATGATCCTAATACTGATGAGCTCATCAGATGGTCCCCTGCTGGTGATACGTTCCTCGTTCCAAACCATGTGCGGTTTGGTGAAGAAGTGTTGCCTCGATTTTTCAAGCACAATAACTTCTCGTCATTCGTTCGACAATTGAACATGTATGGCTTTCATAAAGTACCTCATTTGCAGCAAGGTGCTTTGAAATCGGATCAACCATCTCAAAATGAACTTTGGGAGTTTTCAAATCAATGTTTCCATCGCGATCACCCTGACTTATTATCTAAGGTACAGCGGAAGCGGAGTGGGAAAGAGCGGGATCATCATCATTCCAACTCTATCGATGAAACGAACCGTGTTTTAAATTCTATGAGTGGTGCGTTAACGAGAGGTGATTATGACATGCGGGGGGACTCTCATGAAGTATCCAATTTCGTTGGCTCCGTTCAAATGTCGAATTTGCTCGGCGCTATTCAGGGCTTGAAAAACAATCAGCGAACGCTCATTGAAGAATTATCTAAACTACAGCATTCAAGTCAGGCCTTATGGCAACAGAGTCTTGAAAACCGACAACAAGTTCGACGGCAACAAGATACAATCAATCGAATTTTGCGTTTCTTAGCCAGTGTATTCGGTTCATCAAACGTGGGCGATATTCTTTCAAACCCCTCTAGTGCCGACTATCATAACTTTGGCATGCCTTCGGATGGAAGTGCGACATCCCATGATTTTTCAGCGCAGGGCGATGCATTCTCCCAGAatgcgcctcgaggacCGGTGCGCCCACAGAAGCGGGCACGACTACTTATCAGTGACACTCCTTATGCTGACCCCATGGCCGAAGACAAAGACGCCTCCAACTTAGATACCGAAGAGCTTACGCCCGTAAGCGCAGAGCAACGATTCACAGAAGCTGCAAGCGACACAGATGGTGGATCCCCTAAACTGGGCATGACGCCTACGTCCCCCTCCTCTTATACACCTGATATGATACTAAATGGCAATTCCACTGACTCGGACGCTTGGCAATCAGACCAGACATTGCGTAACTTCCTACCAGAGTCCAACGATAGCTCAGCCTGGTTGGCTAACATATTAGCTAGCCAAGGACAGGGCTCTAATGCTTCGAATTTGGATGTGTCCCGCTTGGATCCGCAGCTTCTAAGGTCTTTACAGCATACTATCAACCAGCAGTCAACACCCAAAATGCCTTCTTCCTCAAAAACTAATGCACCCGGATTGGTTAGCAGCAATACGAGAAGTGGCATGTCGACCTCTATAACACCTTATGGCTCCTTGATGGCCAACATGCCTCCAGCCTGGCGGCAACCTATACCTCAAATGAATGAAAAAGATAATTTGGTTCCTGAAGAGCAACTCTTTCATAATGTAGAGCGTTTAAATCAAGAGGCGAAAAACAATATGGATCAAACAAACCAACTTCAAAACCAGATCCAAACATTAGTGAAGAATCTTCGCCTGGAACCCAATCAAGCGCGTAACATGATCGAAAATGAATCTTTCGATTCCAAGAATAACACGCTTTCAGATTCGCGAAACCCTGGATGGGTGGTACCTTCATCTATCCTTGGTGCGACATATCCATCCTCACCGGCAAACTTGGTGAATGGTGTATCAGCAAGCGCCCAAAATGATTTTGATCTTGATTCTTTCTTGAATCAGTTTGTGGATCCTGTGAACCAACAAAGTCCCTCTTTTGATCAAGCAAACTCGCTCATGACCGAAGAATCGCCTGACGCACCTGGCTCTAAGAATAATTAA
- a CDS encoding transcription initiation factor TFIID TATA-box-binding protein — protein MSSSGPLQLPQAQAKSTSQALPQQKPLSLPTQSKGIDSTSSNGSKEDGKPDVKDTPSVPPSITEQTLSSMHGIVPTLQNIVATVNLEARLDLKTIALHARNAEYNPKRFAAVIMRIREPKTTALIFASGKMVITGAKSEDDSRLASRKYARIIQKLGFEARFSEFKIQNIVGSCDVRFPIRLEGLAYSHGVYSSYEPELFPGLIYRMVKPKVVLLIFVSGKIVLTGAKVREEIYTAFNLILPVLSEFRKP, from the exons ATGTCTTCAAGTGGTCCTTTACAACTTCCTCAAGCTCAGGCAAAGTCCACATCACAGGCTCTACCACAACAAAAGCCCCTCTCCCTTCCCACCCAAAGCAAGGGCATTGATTCTACGTCCTCGAATGGCTCAAAAGAAGATGGCAAGCCCGATGTAAAGGATACCCCATCCGTGCCGCCGTCCATTACGGAACAGACTCTGTCgagcatgcatggcatAGTTCCAACTTTACA AAATATTGTGGCAACGGTAAACCTCGAAGCGAGATTGGATTTAAAAACCATTGCACTTCACGCACGGAATGCTGAATACAACCCCAAG CGTTTTGCAGCGGTTATCATGCGTATCCGTGAACCCAAGACCACCGCTTTAATCTTCGCATCAGGGAAAATGGTAATCACAGGTGCTAAAAGCGAAGATGATAGCCGCTTGGCTAGTCGCAAATATGCACGTATTATTCAAAAGCTCGGATTTGAGGCTCGTTTCAGTGAGTTTAAGATCCAGAACATTGTCGGCTCGTGTGACGTCCGTTTCCCTATTCGTCTCGAGGGTCTGGCTTACAGCCACGGTGTCTATTCTTCTTATGAACCTGAGTTATTCCCGGGCTTAATATATCGCATGGTGAAACCCAAAGTTGTATTGCTCATTTTCGTGTCCGGAAAAATTGTACTCACTGGTGCAAAGGTGCGAGAGGAGATTTATACCGCATTCAACCTCATTCTCCCCGTGCTGTCCGAATTCAGGAAACCGTGA
- a CDS encoding YidC/Oxa1 family membrane protein insertase → MAMHRLSNMMYRVTVRQGLTMLSHGRTKTAAVPLFCASMTMNGTSSRAFSLWGAKTTNEDARKAIFEHGEALASSVKSASHDVQQNLADVGPSIHDRIAHAENAISSAVGHESEAISQAAETASTELKALGLGGYSPSGLLQQLLDAVQYYTDLPWWATIIAVTCGIRLAIAPLIVYVQGNSIRLSNIQPQMQDMIKDMEYAKSTGNQQEMQSAAMKVRKLLSDNNCSPFKSLLLPLVQMPVFLSFYFALDRLAKAPLPALTTGGVAWFPDLTVADPYYALPAISTIMTLLVLETGAETGTTAMNQSQQARIVKYILRGVTVLAAWFISSFPSALLLYWSTTNTFSLAQLLLLRTKFMKRLLRLPTKIEHPVKPHVKQKSFMENIRSSMNNARTNSGGNASSRRPEPAPLYRKSDNTSQNLNQSRSRALDALMADATKSKQQPSNVANELNHAEKQSRLAAARERRLRQRS, encoded by the coding sequence ATGGCGATGCATCGTTTGAGTAATATGATGTACAGAGTCACTGTGCGGCAAGGACTCACTATGCTCTCCCATGGTCGTACAAAAACCGCAGCTGTTCCACTTTTTTGTGCTTCTATGACAATGAACGGCACATCTTCGCGTGCTTTTTCCCTGTGGGGGGCTAAAACCACGAACGAGGATGCTCGAAAGGCTATCTTTGAACATGGCGAAGCTCTTGCATCGAGTGTGAAAAGTGCAAGTCATGATGTCCAGCAGAACCTGGCTGATGTGGGTCCTTCGATTCATGACCGTATCGCCCATGCGGAAAACGCCATCAGTTCAGCTGTCGGACATGAAAGCGAGGCTATTTCCCAAGCGGCTGAAACAGCGTCAACAGAGTTGAAGGCGCTTGGTCTGGGAGGCTATTCGCCCTCTGGACTACTACAACAACTTCTTGATGCAGTGCAGTATTATACGGATCTTCCATGGTGGGCAACGATTATTGCTGTTACATGCGGCATTCGTCTAGCTATTGCACCACTTATTGTGTACGTTCAGGGCAATTCGATCCGACTGTCGAACATACAGCCTCAAATGCAGGATATGATTAAGGACATGGAGTATGCCAAGTCCACTGGCAACCAACAAGAAATGCAAAGCGCCGCTATGAAAGTTCGTAAGTTGCTTTCGGATAATAATTGCTCGCCGTTCAAGTCTCTTCTTTTGCCGCTTGTTCAAATGCCTGTCTTTTTGTCTTTCTACTTTGCTTTGGATCGACTCGCAAAGGCACCACTTCCTGCCCTTACCACTGGTGGTGTGGCTTGGTTCCCTGACCTTACAGTGGCTGACCCATACTACGCGCTTCCTGCTATTAGTACCATCATGACACTTCTTGTTCTTGAAACTGGCGCAGAGACTGGAACAACGGCAATGAATCAGAGTCAGCAGGCCCGCATTGTTAAGTATATACTCCGGGGTGTTACCGTGTTAGCTGCCTGGTTCATTTCTAGCTTCCCCTCTGCCCTACTATTGTACTGGTCAACCACAAACACATTTTCTCTTGCCCAGTTACTGCTTCTCCGCACAAAGTTCATGAAACGCTTACTTCGTCTCCCCACTAAAATTGAGCACCCTGTCAAGCCACACGTCAAACAAAAGTCATTCATGGAAAATATCCGTTCTAGCATGAATAATGCCCGTACTAATTCGGGCGGCAATGCCTCATCTCGTCGCCCTGAACCCGCGCCATTGTACCGCAAGTCGGACAACACTTCTCAGAACTTAAATCAGTCACgctcgcgtgccttggaTGCGCTCATGGCAGACGCCACAAAATCCAAACAGCAACCCTCTAATGTTGCAAATGAGCTGAACCATGCTGAAAAGCAATCAAGActcgcagctgctcgtgaGCGTCGCCTTCGGCAACGAAGTTGA
- a CDS encoding auxiliary protein of DNA polymerase delta has product MAEPVLQDGPIASYIDSTLGLNSSSASPNTTPVTRKSWTHAWHRFCKSVLPHEASISEAISEAEKAAYEPDEGVDEFAEKLKYTIVSSYLLGSTLSISMYDHRHEALAQPKSWIPSAEKIYFANIPPACHEVSVRIVGSLSVMPMVVIILILCAYFHARLPLSYCILLSIGLDALVSFSGASDLLSWSPKMISCVVSTPPANHLPFLALNVPNPVWVVDERIYLQVNILQQIQEFVKAAQTMDYSINDALAAIQEVELVSRGYRLSSPLAPISRLEAADGLQSLKNFEYSQRSRFPLRLLALRKDMVDALEEVAYHCNAALRRLEKHIEFSDVPLSRGLATVRQNPLKDVATVMSFPIPSSLSSSASDTPARQLRRKSLLNESNGQQCSNTISSPSLLKNDKFNGSPAPKFKHQESERYDRLSLLSVRSHFESMHSTRQSLLYALLGLDWDRIHIDSTCETLDTFWRREVLDEVLSALTNLFWQMSSYMKKQVQKHFHVVEPNSEASSTTPPLESHASLGDHLTEMGRTLRAIQCKLHVCCEELHLPTPTLHGVQNEIPPCSQNKDIMRSIFDSVREDLLSLSSDWEAGQNIFYGAAPKDFSHNTNTISSSSESSSFTEDKEEGGSIPSSPSAMHENVEYLSGAQGPQIFHDLLLDSTSPSHLPTPMGQEEVFEGDTSSVPALFPKSQMTRAERIRLKNERRANLNVNTDIFQPQVMVHELKGVLERRSISMPISTRSESGVM; this is encoded by the exons ATGGCTGAGCCTGTGTTACAGGATGGTCCCATTGCTTCTTACATTGATT CGACGCTCGGTTTGAACTCATCTTCAGCGAGTCCTAATACAACACCTGTAACCAGAAAGAGCTGGACACATGCTTGGCATCGCTTTTGCAAGAGTGTGTTGCCTCATGAAGCATCTATATCAGAGGCAATTTCTGAAGCAGAAAAAGCAGCATATGAGCCTGATGAAGGTGTGGATGAATTTGCTGAAAAGCTTAAATATACGATTGTGTCATCCTACCTACTTGGCTCGACGTTGTCCATTTCTATGTACGACCATCGACATGAAGCTTTGGCTCAACCGAAAAGCTGGATACCCTCTGCTGAAAAAATATATTTTGCTAACATTCCACCTGCATGTCATGAAGTATCTGTCCGGATCGTCGGATCTTTGTCTGTCATGCCAATGGTTGTCATCATTTTGATCTTGTGTGCCTATTTCCACGCAAGGCTCCCACTTTCTTACTGTATTTTGCTTTCTATTGGACTTGACGCTTTAGTTTCTTTTTCGGGTGCGTCTGACTTACTTTCATGGTCACCAAAAATGATATCGTGCGTGGTTTCGACGCCTCCCGCTAATCATCTGCCATTTCTTGCGCTAAATGTACCGAACCCTGTTTGGGTGGTCGATGAACGTATTTATCTGCAAGTAAATATACTACAACAAATACAAGAATTTGTTAAAGCTGCACAGACAATGGATTACAGTATTAATGATGCACTAGCAGCTATACAAGAGGTTGAACTGGTGTCTCGAGGATACAGATTATCGTCTCCATTGGCGCCTATATCTCGGCTGGAGGCAGCAGACGGTTTGCAATCTCTCAAAAATTTTGAATACAGCCAGCGCTCCAGGTTTCCATTGCGACTTTTAGCTCTTAGAAAGGACATGGTCGATGCATTGGAGGAAGTCGCTTATCATTGCAATGCTGCGTTGCGTCGATTAGAAAAGCACATTGAATTTAGCGATGTGCCTCTTTCGCGAGGACTTGCCACTGTGCGGCAAAATCCCTTGAAGGATGTGGCGACAGTCATGTCTTTTCCTATACCAAGCTCATTGTCTTCGTCTGCCTCAGACACGCCGGCACGCCAACTGAGGCGCAAAAGCTTGCTCAATGAATCCAATGGCCAGCAATGTTCAAACACAATTTCTTCGCCATCGCTACTCAAAAATGACAAGTTCAATGGATCGCCAGCGCCAAAATTCAAGCATCAAGAATCTGAACGATACGATCGCTTATCTCTTTTATCGGTTCGCTCACACTTCGAAAGCATGCATTCTACGCGTCAGTCACTATTGTACGCACTTCTGGGTTTGGACTGGGATCGCATTCATATTGACTCAACATGCGAAACGCTCGATACGTTCTGGCGGAGAGAAGTGCTAGATGAGGTGCTTTCTGCATTAACGAACCTGTTTTGGCAAATGTCCTCATATATGAAAAAACAGGTACAAAAACATTTCCATGTCGTGGAGCCGAATTCTGAGGCGTCTTCCACTACACCTCCTCTTGAAAGCCATGCTAGCTTGGGTGATCACTTGACGGAAATGGGACGTACACTTCGGGCAATTCAGTGCAAACTACATGTATGCTGTGAAGAACTGCATCTGCCAACACCAACATTGCATGGCGTTCAAAACGAGATTCCTCCATGCTCTCAAAATAAAGATATAATGAGGTCCATCTTCGACAGCGTGCGTGAAGACTTGCTGTCGTTGTCATCTGATTGGGAAGCAGGTCAAAATATTTTCTATGGAGCAGCTCCGAAAGACTTCTCACATAATACCAATACAATATCTTCATCTTCTGAATCGTCTTCGTTCACTGAAGACAAGGAAGAAGGGGGCAGTATACCATCGTCTCCTTCGGCAATGCATGAAAATGTCGAATACCTTAGCGGTGCGCAAGGTCCTCAGATATTTCATGATCTACTTCTCGATTCCACTTCGCCTTCACATCTGCCTACGCCGATGGGCCAAGAGGAAGTGTTTGAAGGCGATACGTCGTCTGTGCCTGCTCTATTTCCAAAGTCACAAATGACGCGTGCCGAACGAATTCGATTGAAAAATGAGAGACGTGCGAATCTTAACGTGAATACAGACATTTTTCAGCCTCAGGTCATGGTGCATGAACTCAAAGGTGTTCTCGAGCGCCGATCTATCAGTATGCCCATTTCCACGCGTAGTGAGTCAGGTGTCATGTAG
- a CDS encoding chromatin structure-remodeling complex subunit RSC9, producing the protein MATSYDVLRSQMLATRAGQPASLNAIPDACLEPGPMNRLCLSLRSGIPSQVDWALRRLAMYTSEASDKLILTNYPGLAEALADFLRRLFLATHGASRSEWDVMQRPQNLNGLIVDQGTGGDDDGGFAGIAMASVRLTHKPPSPVAATEPFQPFKYIRDAALLRRTLESVLILRNLALSQSNLPSIAQVPHFLNHLYGALVLDTKGVAMEQCADIRINLLDILENLAPHLTLSDWVRRRFVLNTEKDTTPHFVEDRLFVILYDWINTTQDRALLLGSLRCIRAFASNAQNSQVLVEVDMALHPTSLGLVKRCLLLLPLTQDPELLEAVLDLLYQLLTIDDNALMLGLDNVPTHAIVHFLARNLSLGKSVWERDSPMISNQHAWWASLVPNTQRIRQNREWERREKMSPMERQRWKVLPSDIRSQIETLPEPERGTQWMKTLFEYDAQGEVTQMDFWIAYRDQFTPIANAGGAPLQPAANLIRNVSQTFPGAAAMVISGVAGAQSRFVIRGIAPRIRESLAGPSCPWVGCPTPQAHTWANVREHLVSHVAHSSDGLCRCQGCSFAASPNDEASQRAELHLHVRTHLPPVHEQDIIYAPSATPALGTHERPGVITFDVERTPSIPTALAGQPPLPCGIAFLSVLILRYVIRISSIILRRDGYGCPDYTYGGAVASSKQPSERDAMFGFPFVSLTDDIQAQNDSAANMEDRYAQSAIRLMQAATSIEDVLVETSLRNDILCRLANDTLVAIRPVADDNATASKDY; encoded by the coding sequence ATGGCTACTTCCTATGACGTGTTGCGCTCACAGAtgctcgcgacgcgtgcAGGTCAGCCAGCTTCACTGAATGCTATCCCAGATGCGTGCCTGGAACCAGGGCCCATGAACCGGCTGTGCTTATCATTGCGTTCAGGGATTCCATCACAAGTAGACTGGGCCCTGCGAAGGTTAGCTATGTACACAAGTGAAGCGTCAGATAAACTCATTTTAACGAATTATCCTGGCCTTGCAGAAGCGCTGGCTGATTTTTTGCGGCGTTTGTTCCTTGCTACGCATGGTGCATCTCGTTCGGAGTGGGACGTGATGCAGCGTCCACAAAACCTGAATGGACTTATCGTTGATCAAGGAACAGGCGGAGATGATGATGGGGGTTTTGCGGGTATTGCTATGGCCAGCGTAAGGTTGACACATAAACCGCCTTCTCCCGTTGCAGCTACAGAGCCATTCCAGCCGTTCAAATATATTCGTGATGCAGCTCTTTTGCGTCGTACCCTGGAATCTGTGCTTATATTGCGTAACTTGGCACTTAGTCAAAGCAATCTCCCATCGATCGCACAAGTTCCACACTTTCTCAACCACCTGTATGGCGCCCTTGTACTTGATACTAAAGGTGTGGCGATGGAACAGTGCGCCGATATTCGCATAAATTTGCTCGACATACTCGAAAATCTCGCACCACATCTGACTTTAAGCGATTGGGTACGACGTCGTTTTGTTCTTAATACTGAAAAGGATACGACTCCTCATTTCGTCGAAGACCGACTTTTCGTAATTTTGTATGACTGGATTAACACAACTCAGGACCGGGCTCTCTTGCTCGGATCATTGCGATGCATTCGAGCATTTGCTTCCAATGCACAGAATTCCCAAGTGCTTGTCGAAGTGGACATGGCACTACATCCCACTTCACTGGGTCTCGTCAAGCGATGTCTTTTGCTGCTTCCACTCACACAAGATCCAGAGCTGCTGGAAGCTGTGTTGGACCTGTTGTACCAGCTTTTGACCATTGATGATAATGCACTCATGCTAGGCTTGGACAATGTGCCAACGCACGCTATTGTTCACTTCCTGGCACGGAACTTGTCTCTTGGAAAATCAGTGTGGGAACGCGATTCGCCTATGATTTCAAATCAGCACGCATGGTGGGCAAGTCTTGTGCCTAATACTCAAAGAATTCGCCAAAATCGCGAATGGGAACGACGTGAAAAAATGTCTCCCATGGAGCGGCAGCGATGGAAAGTGCTTCCATCAGACATTCGCTCCCAAATTGAGACATTGCCTGAACCTGAGCGGGGTACACAATGGATGAAGACGTTATTCGAATACGACGCACAAGGCGAAGTCACACAGATGGACTTTTGGATTGCATATCGCGACCAATTCACACCTATTGCCAATGCAGGAGGTGCGCCTCTGCAGCCAGCTGCCAACTTGATTCGTAATGTATCTCAAACATTCCCTGGTGCTGCTGCGATGGTCATTTCTGGTGTCGCTGGTGCTCAGTCGCGCTTTGTCATTCGTGGCATAGCACCACGGATCCGTGAGAGTTTGGCCGGGCCATCATGTCCATGGGTTGGGTGTCCAACGCCACAGGCACACACTTGGGCGAATGTGCGAGAGCATTTGGTGTCACATGTGGCTCATTCTTCTGATGGTTTGTGTCGATGCCAAGGATGTTCCTTTGCTGCTTCGCCGAATGACGAAGCATctcagcgtgccgagctgcATTTGCATGTGCGTACCCACTTGCCACCTGTACATGAACAAGATATCATATATGCCCCATCTGCCACACCTGCTTTGGGTACACATGAGCGCCCTGGTGTAATTACGTTCGACGTGGAACGTACGCCATCGATACCGACAGCCTTGGCCGGGCAGCCACCGTTACCCTGTGGTATTGCGTTTCTTTCGGTGCTAATACTGCGTTATGTCATTCGCATTTCGTCTATCATTCTGAGACGTGACGGTTATGGGTGTCCAGACTATACATATGGCGGCGCTGTTGCTTCATCCAAACAGCCAAGTGAAAGAGACGCCATGTTCGGATTTCCCTTTGTCTCGTTGACTGATGACATCCAGGCGCAAAACGACTCCGCAGCTAACATGGAAGACCGCTATGCTCAATCTGCGATAAGATTAATGCAGGCAGCCACAAGTATCGAAGATGTGTTGGTCGAGACGTCTTTGCGGAACGATATTCTGTGTCGCTTAGCCAATGATACATTGGTGGCGATACGACCGGTAGCGGATGACAATGCTACTGCGAGTAAAGACTATTGA
- a CDS encoding sorting nexin-1/2 — protein sequence MTAHVVYTVRVQTNAPWLSRPEYSVLRRYNDFRWLHAAMVHNHPGVVVPPIPEKVKVGRFAPELVEFRRRSLERALLKMLQHPILQQDDDLALFLESGNLTADIHQRDLRKGPVVTPEYKTYFGWSHAFHHYRFQEPDEWFTSQLNYLSQFETRMKEICDALTTLSHKRAELADAYLQLYHSLVALSSSGMSRSVSTCFAILADMKKRSAQACTQLADYEANVFGLALYEYERLVGSIRKAFQSREEVWQAWQCADDELSRVRSKYAKSNETHIDTQNHALTHTQLAYAALSTRFEEVTRLSKLEVERFECGKAQEIRTAFEEYVRVFSAIQRDILDEWEHCGSIVQRIITKNQSKATGKETTQ from the exons ATGACAGCGCATGTTGTGTATACTGTACGTGTGCAAACAAATGCGCCATGGCTCTCTCGTCCAGAATATTCTGTGCTGCGGCGGTACAATGATTTTCGATGGCTCCATGCGGCCATGGTGCACAATCATCCAGGTGTAGTCGTCCCACCTATTCCCGAAAAGGTCAAAGTCGGCCGGTTTGCGCCCGAACTGGTTGAATTTCGTCGTCGGTCTCTGGAACGAGCATTGCTCAAAATGCTTCAACATCCCATTCTTCAACAAGATGATGATCTGGCTTTGTTTTTGGAAAGTGGAAATCTCACTGCCGATATACATCAGCGTGATCTTCGTAAAGGTCCTGTTGTAACCCCGGAATACAAGACGTACTTTGGTTGGAGCCATGCATTTCATCATTACCGTTTCCAAGAGCCTGATGAGTGGTTCACTTCGCAGTTGAACTATTTGTCTCAATTTGAAACACGCATGAAAGAAATTTGTGATGCTTTGACTACCCTCTCCCACAAACGAGCAGAGCTAGCCGATGCATACCTACAACTGTATCACAGTCTTGTGGCTTTATCAAGCAGTGGCATGTCGCGTAGCGTCTCAACGTGCTTTGCCATTTTGGCTGATATGAAAAAGCGTTCTGCCCAAGCATGCACTCAACTTGCTGATTACGAAGCAAATGTGTTTGGCCTCGCTCTTTATGAGTATGAACGCCTTGTCGGAAGTATTCGCAAAGCTTTCCAATCTCGTGAAGAAGTATGGCAGGCATGGCAGTGCGCCGACGATGAGCTTTCTCGCGTCCGATCGAAGTATGCAAAGTCGAATGAAACGCACATTGATACCCAGAACCACGCATTGACTCATACACAACTTGCGTATGCGGCTCTTAGTACACGCTTCGAGGAGGTAACACGACTCAGTAAATTGGAAGTGGAGCGCTTTGAATGCGGCAAGGCGCAAGAAATCCGTACGGCATTTGAAGAATATGTTCGTGTGTTCTCTGCGATCCAACGAGATATTTTGGATGAGTGGGAGCACTGTGGATCGATTGTACAGCGTATAATAACCAAGAACCAAAGCAAG GCTACAGGAAAAGAAACAACTCAATAG
- a CDS encoding S-adenosylmethionine synthetase has protein sequence MKLLVTGASGLLGRAVMQECTRAGHEVIGLAFSRVSGALVKLDLTDAEAIHGLIQRERPDVVINLAAERRPDVVERDPVAVKRLNVDAPAILAQACATLDPPAYLLNISTDYVFDGRNPPYFVDSPTHPLNAYGMSKREGEIAVLDAALAGHATNLRLPVLYGETLYNEESAVNVLLNSIRSNEKRIKMDAHAVRYPTNVSDVARVIEQLSSLYKKQLHSSAMPETLHFSAQEAMTKYDMCLVLSRLWNLVCQEEVSSVEHLDPQYEADANAGTKRPGHCKLDISTTNELGIDTSCVPFDEWWRNYLEHCDRPAPLHGESKLDNDFSSAKEAIPTEEDAEKQEI, from the exons ATGAAATTGCTCGTCACAGGCGCCTCTGGCCTGTTGGGGCGCGCAGTAATGCAAGAATGCACAAGAGCCGGTCACGAAGTAATAGGCTTGGCCTTTTCTCGCGTATCTGGCGCTCTCGTCAAGCTCGACCTTACCGATGCAGAGGCCATCCACGGTCTTATACAGCGTGAACGACCCGATGTCGTTATCAATCTGGCAGCCGAAAGACGCCCAGATGTGGTGGAACGTGATCCAGTGGCAGTAAAAAGGCTGAACGTTGATGCACCGGCTATTCTGGCCCAAGCATGTGCCACTCTGGACCCGCCTGCTTATCTACTCAATATCTCCACGGACTATGTGTTTGATGGGCGGAACCCACCTTACTTTGTCGATTCGCCTACCCATCCATTGAATGCATACGGAATGAGTAAGCGGGAGGGTGAGATCGCGGTATTGGATGCAGCATTAGCAGGCCATGCCACGAACCTTCGACTGCCGGTTCTGTATGGCGAAACATTGTATAATGAGGAGTCAGCTGTCAACGTGCTCCTGAACTCTATTCGATCAAATGAAAAGCGAATCAAGATGGACGCTCATGCCGTGCGATATCCGACGAACGTCTCAGACGTAGCACGCGTGATTGAACAGTTGTCGTCTCTGTACAAAAAGCAGCTTCATTCATCTGCTATGCCCGAAACACTACATTTCTCTGCTCAAGAGGCTATGACAAAGTATGACATGTGCCTTGTGCTCAGTCGGCTATGGAACCTCGTATGTCAAGAGGAAGTATCCTCGGTGGAGCATCTCGACCCACAATACGAGGCTGATGCTAATGCTGGTACTAAACGCCCTGGTCATTGTAAGCTGGACATTTCGACGACAAATGAGCTAGGCATTGATACAAGTTGTGTCCCATTTGATGAATGGTGGCGTAACTACTTAGAGCACTGTGATCGTCCTGCTCCTTTGCATGGCGAATCCAAGCTTGACAATGATTTTTCATCGGCGAAGGAAGCAATCCCTACTGAGGAGGATGCTGAAAAACAAG AAATCTGA